TGTTGAATAATGAATTTGTAGCTCATGAATTTAAGTTTGAGGATTGCAAATGTTGTTTGAATTTATGAGATGGATGTATGAAATGGTTGAATGGAATTGCAAGTTGATGTTCATTAACATTTTTGCAGAAATAGTTTGCCATGTCGCGACGTTGAGCATATGCCATTGTCGTCGTGACAAGATTAGGCCACCATGCCATGACACAAAGTTGAGATGAGACCTAGTCAATATGTTGCATCATGACGAGGAACCCCCTAATGTCACGACGTCAAAATggacttttaaaaatattatagtttagTCCGAATTTAATCTCGGGTTAGCgttagagctttcataagcttatttAAGACCCAGAAACAATAATACattgtattgattgaaattaatcATATAATGGTATAATTTGTTTGTAGTTTGATTGTAGTTTCACTAGCAATGAATGTGACACTTTATAGTTTAAACCTAACGATTtggtcgggtatggggtgttacaacttatcATTAGCATTTTCAATCTTTTTGaagtcaagtaaatatttaaacataatttttaaaaaaatatttaaacataaaatatatatattttatattacgttattacatttttacccttttaataatttatatatgaaatgataaaatgatatttttatatagtgGAGCGGGCTGAGGCAGGGataaaatatttatacatttttaccATTCCATACCCactattcaaaagaaaaaaagaatccaTCCCACCTCGCCCCGCATACACTTTTCAAACAAAAAGATTCACTCCATTCGGAGTGGATCGGTTCGAAATTCATTAAGCGGTTCGAGTTTTGCCATCCCTATGAAAGACAAGCTCCACCAACACAAAAAAGGCCTCAATCTTAACATCAAATGAACATTATGACACATTGACAATTGGCTCTGTCACAACTGAAGTATGACATATttggagtgattgcaagcacttacACTAAGGAAATTCGCCTTGGATGGTCCAAAGCGGCTagccaaaaaaaaagaagaactaAGCATCCACCAAATTGAAGAGGACGATGACAAAACCATCGCTAAAATtacttgcaaaagcaagactacatGCATAGGTAAGACTAAAATATGTGCAATAAGAGTAGACATGTAAaaccctaattttgggcctagtcagaacagtggtttcaagaccacaaatttgacgatgaaaattttattttttattatatttttatgatctacgatttcatggaataatttcataaaaatttcgtttgaaaattttgacgttcgggcacttaatttagtcaaaaggactaaatagtaaaaagtgcaaaagttgagttctacatactagaggtgtctaatttttatgaaattttaaattgagggtccttaaatggtaattagaccattggttaattgctggacaaaaatagacatgaaatgggtgtaagaaaatatttttaagttaggggtattttggtaaactaataattaaaagaattaaaaagggaaataagccaaattagctattgtcttcttcattcaaccgtttctaccagcagcagccatggttaaggtttgttcaaactcccaagctcgattgtaagtgctccctagccccgtttttaaagttctttacatttttgaaattccggtaacttggttaagcttattttagcaataatttagcctagggtttatatttggaaaaatacccataggtgaaatgtgtttattttgatgttttatggtagaatatgaagcttgaaattgtgttaaacaacttttactaagcgattttacgtgaaaacgagtaaaacgacataatcagtaaaaatacctaatgttcataagtacatgttagagtgaaaatttgatgttgctatagaaggaaaaaaatgatcagcatgtcataaaacataaggaaataggatgaagtttaatttacgagtctaggggaaaaatgtaattttgacaaagtttaggggcaaaattgtaatttttccaaaatatgattttgggttaatttgaatatgtgagtcctaattagactatatttgaaatgatagagcaaggaaaaatcgaaattcgggctaaaatcggaaaatatcaggttgtggacaaaatggtaaaaatggccatttttgcatacgaggtaagttcatatgatttttaataatgcaatgtgtaactTAATGTTAtttccttgatattaaatgagatgtaagttcatgtgtaaatgttggtaacataattgtcattttaagtaatttaatgttatttatatgatatgataattattattatgaaatattatgctttgtggttattgttgagtaatatgcaaaattatgtgaattacttgataaatatgaaatgctaccaaaTATCGGTTCTAACATTCCGTGGAAGAagacaaagatgtgtgatcgacgaaaatcccatttgaaccttaggaatagattaggatacaagtgacatgtcacaaggatatttgagttccgaactcgttgagttgagtccgagttcgtgagatgtaactaggtatTTGAACttgttgagtccgagttcacttataaatgcgaacgcccgagctcgttgagttgagtccgagttcacttatgggtgggttacatggtagcttggctacacatatattccgcaggctattgagtttgtctagctgtgggcatggcacttatgtgcatgcattccATGTATTCGattatattccaagtgttcaatgggtaatttggTGAAGTATTCGTTGATGATCCCAATGAGATAAGCCATTAGTGAGTATgtctttgagttatgttacaagttgtacaggtatgtacactaaacttatgtgtgatgccttgacatgtgatgatctatAATGTAcatagtatttggtgaatattatgaaaatgacatgatttggaataagtccttgatacttgatgacattgagattatggatttatgcttatgaagcataattatgtgttcttaccattatgaatgaaatgatattgtatggatttggtgaataatagtaatgaatgagtaaatttagccttggcagttttgggttactacAGTGGtgcaaatttgaaaattcaccataaattgtggaaattgaattaggagctgaataaaatatgagtttaaagcccaattagtctagtttcacatagaagaaacgatatatGCAAACGGTATGTGCAAcggtattatgagatatttaaattgttgtgagacagagtctgaatgactttgtgatcccctgttccaatttgagaaaatcattaaaaattgtataaaaataattatgggttgtaatttatatttttaaaatccttaatgagtctgttctctagaaagatagatgagagcattatcagaattctgtactatgagaaaaataatttttagtgaagagaggtcagaactattggacagcaaaacaggggaaactttaatgaataaactgtactaattggctaaaccaaaaattctggaaattttatgggagaaaggtatacgagtctagtttcaaggaaaattaacgaaacttaatttggagtctcgtagctccagatataaatgaattagtaactGTAATTTGGTAAAACAACTTAACctgaacaagagtaaattgtacgattatgatgttttacctaaaaaaaaacatgtgggtaattgcttattaacttcatatggacttactaagcgtaaagcttacccctcctctctacttcttcagttttggctggtcggctcggggttggagattgtcggaggcaaaatcacactatcaagctatcatttttgggagaattaattcaaatattagaaatatcaagtgagtggcatgtataggaagttggtttgtgatatgtattattattatgactttgaccatacgtatcggtctgcattgagtcatcgtatatgatcatgagatgtggtctttatccattatggtttgtaagtttaattaatcatgccatgtcctatgttttgatgtgatgatatagttagctttgtttattatgcatgattggtaatacatcaggtaagttaaatacAGGCCAGtcgatcatgaattaaatggacaTGAGTAATATtaccttgaatatggatgtttaatggacaaattggtaactacattatgatggtataagaTGAGAATAAGATTTAACATGTCCAGTTCTAGTTagtgtaagaatgtatattatatacaggatggtaagcaaatatgtttaaagtgaatgacatgttattgcatgattatggatgtgtaagtacTCATTTATGCCACATTATATGTCTTTAattatgagtctatgcatgtgttcgaaaagttttgaattaaatgaaattttatggcccgatttttgtctatgtgtatggttaagtctggtaatgcctcgtaccctgttttggccttggatatgggtaaggggtgttacaaggcaaaaacttctaaaagtaaaagacttattaaacaatggaaaacaaacatataaaacttaaagaCAACAAAAGTCCAAATTGACttgtaaaataaaaacaaattaaaaagctGATAAAAAGAGGCACCCACTTTCCAAGATAAACTGTTTGAGGCCAATGGAGTTTCAACGACGACAAACACCGTAATCTATCCATAATAACTTGTAAAGATAATAAATATACCCACAAGCTAGATCTACAAACTGAAAATAGAAAAGATATATGGAGTGAATGgggagaataaataaaaattggtgGGAGAGAAAGAAAGGAGGTAGCCAACTTGGAAGTTGACACTTACCATGCTTGgacaaaacaaaatagaaaaagcaaATGACTTGgagaaaaaataaatcaaaatttacatCCAAAGGAATTAAGCGAAAGTAATTCTAaagatgaatttaattttttgataattatttaaaaaacaatttcTCCCGTAAAAAAACTattgtaaattaaatattatggATTAATTTACATAAAGATAAAAAGTAAGAGCACATTAGTGtgcaaattaaaatattaagaacttaaaaacacaaaaatttacaaaaattaaatagcaaAATTAAGGGGCTATTTAGGAATTAACCCTCCCTTTATTATAAGCAAAACCCACAAACGGCAGTATACTATCTAAGAGATATTTATatagtattttatttaattttgaaggtCCTTCTCTATCTCTGTCAAAGCTAAAAAATAACTAAGAGAAAATAGCTATTGTTAACCTAGCGATTCCTCTCTCACGCTCTCTGTGCAAAATCGTTCCTCTCTTCAGACCCTTTTCTCTCATCGACCCATTTGATCTCTCTCTCCCTCTGCCTTTACCTTTTTTTCAGAATCTTAAACGCCGCCGTATCTCCGCCGCGATCTCTGCTTTTTATATTCTCTCGATGGCTGACGGAAAATTAGATCTACCTGATGATCTCCTCTCCTCCAAAACCAGCTTCGACCACTCCTCTCTCAAAGGTATTCTACATTCTCTTTTCCCTTTCCTTTTTACGATCAAATATTTGTCTCATTGTTTCCTCTAATTTTATCTTATTGCATGCTGATTGTATTGCTTtccatttcaattcaatctctTCGTTTTCCCCTATTATTCTATTCTTTTTTCTTCCGGaatatttcattttttgaaatttactagtttggtttaatttattaaatctaGATTTTTCAGATTTCGTtcatggtttatttatttttgcccCTAAGATCTCGTTCGATTTTGTTGAAACCTTCTATTTCTTTTTGCTGTGTTGTTATAAGAGAttataattagaaaaaaaaaggaagtgcACAATTGTTTCTATGTGAAATTATATTAAGCTTAAACCTTCGATTTAGATGCACCAGACAATggatattacttttatgaaagaagaaAAGATTACTTTAGTTGCTTATCTTAATTATTGCAAAATATAAACTGCAACGTTGAAGTTGATATGGTACTGTAGTATGTCTTCTTCTTATTATTTCGACAGATTGAATTCAATGAAAGGATCACCTATTTCAATTAGGAAAATTGGCAGTTCGTTCTCAAATAATTTGATACTTTAGGACTCCATAGAGACAGGCTGAGGTTATGATTTCTGCCAAATTAGCCTATGTATTAATGATCTCAGATATTGTTAGTTTTAGGTGAAGCGTGGGATGGGAACTTGGAGGACAAAGGACACGTGGGGTTACTTGAGGGCACCAAAGGTAATGCTATTTGTCGTATGTTGATGTTTTTGCATTTTAAAAGCCTAAGTTCTCTTTTATTGTAAAATCTTACCCTTTTTTTCCCTAGCAGATCAAGCAATTTCAGAGAGCAATATACCTTTGTCTCCACAGTGGCTTTACTCTAAACCATCTGATTCTAAGGTGTTAGCTACTGGAACATCTGGGGTATGGAACtctattttcttttgttaataTGGTACTTAGTTCATTTCCATATGAGGGTTTAATGTGTTGATCTCTAGTTTTATTTAGCTTTATGTAGCAAAAGTTTGGGTAAAAAGTATATCTGATCACGTAAAACTTAGTTAGACTAGCATCTATCACTGAATGCTGATCACAAATTTATATTTGACTTTTACCTTATGACAAATTCTCATTTTGGTTTCTATCCTTTCTGTGGTATAATTTACTACTCTGACAGGATATAAGAGCCACAAATTCGTTGTCCCATAGAACCTCTGGTGATTCCAATCTGAAAGATAGTTGGCGTCTGGATGGGTCTCAAGACAAGAAAGACCGGAGGAAGACTGCAGTTGATCTTGAAAGCAGTCGCCGTTGGCGTGAAGAGGAGAGAGAAACAAGCTTACTTGGCCGAAGGGATCGCAGAAAAGAAGACCGTCGGGCAGATATTTCATCGATGAGGGATGTTTCTGAAAACAAGCTTACTTCTTCAGAGAGATGGAATGATATTAATAGTCGTAGTTCAGGACATGAATCTCGAAGAGACAACAAGTGGTCTTCAAGATGGGGTCCCGAAGACAAAGAAAAGGATTCTCGAACTGAGAAGAGGACAGAAGCTGAGAAGGAAGAAGCCCTTACTGACAAACAAGCTTTTGTAAGTGGGGGACGCATAGCTTCTGACCGTGAGAATGATTCTCATGATAAGTGGAGACCACGACATCGTTTGGAAATTCATGCAGGTGGGGCTGCTTCTCATCACAGTGCTCCAGGTTTTGGTTTAGAGAGGGGACGAGTGGAGGGATCAACTGTGCGGTTTGCAGCAGGACGAGGTAGATCAAATGCTAATGTAAGCCTACAAATTGGGAGGCCAAAATCTGCTTCTGTCATTGGATCTCGTCCTCTGGACAAAAACAAATCATTTAACACATATTGCTACCCTAGAGGAAAACTGCTTGATATTTACCGCAAGCAAAAGACTGCTCCAAATTTTCTCACTGTACCTGATGAGATGGATCATTTATCACCACTAACTCAGAAAGAAACTGTTGAGCCTGTAGCTTTTGTTCCTCCTGATGCAGAGGAAGAGGTATCAAGCTTATAATCTGATTTATGGAATAAAAGTCTACTCATCTTTATCCTTCTATGTGGtttcatttaattttcttgcttGATTCTTGCAGGCTCTCCTTGGAGATATATGGAAGGGAAAAACTACAAGCAGTGGAGTGTCGTACAACACAGCTAGAGACACAAGTAAGGGTCAAATGCTGATTTTTAGTGTGTTGCCCAGTAAATAACTAGATATGATTGAGattcttattttttgtttctttttggtcCTAACCTGGAACTTATTGATGTGATTCCAGGTGGAGGGAAACAAAGTTCTACACTTAACATGGAGGATAGTGTTGAATCAGGTGAGAATGCTGCTGTAAACAATATTTATCAAGGGAATTATGCTGGGACATATTATGCCTTAGATTCACAGATGATTGTGACCGAGGGTAGGAAACTATCATTTTTAGTTGTTGACTGTCCATTGAGAATATACTCTTGATTTGTTCTGCTTGTCCTTTCAGAAATAAATAGTACAAAAGAAGGTGGGCAGAGACGTGTTTTACCATCTGACACAGGTGTGACCCATGCTTTGATATCAGATAGGGAAATTGATGGCTCCATAAATGATGCTGATGAAATAAAATCTATTGATAAAGGACAAGTCTCTGATTTGAAAATGCAAAAGCTACCTAGGTTGGAGGATAAGGAATCATCCATTCATTTTGGAGAGGGTGGCGAGCTTCCTGAAGACTCAGGTTCTCTATTTGATTTTTCATCACTACAGGCTACCCTAAGCCATAACCAGATAGATATTAAGGGAAATTATGAGGCACATTCACTGGAAAGTGTTATCCCTCCTGAGGATTTGATTTTGTGCTATCTTGATCCTCAAGGGGTAATTCAGGGACCATATCTGGGAATTGACATAATTTCATGGTTTGAGCAAGGTTATTTTGGTACAGACTTGCCTGTTCGATTGGCAGATGCTCAGGATGGATCTCCTTTCCAAGAACTTGGCGATGTCATGCCGCACCTAAGCATGAATTCTGGTTCTGCATCCAGTGGTAGTGCAGTTATGAGAATGCAATTACCTGATTCTTTTGAAGGTAGCTTGGGTGAGACCATATCTACTTCTGCTTCTGCTCTTGAATTTAAGGGGTCTGACATTGGATGTGATCATAAGCAGTCTTTGTCTGCTGTTGAGACTTCTGGAACTGATTTTCAGTTAAGACGACTTACTCAAAGTTATCCTTCTGAGTATCAGTCTTCTGAAGATCAAAGCCTCCATGAATTTGTTGCTGCTCAAGAAGAGGGTAAGTTTAATAGGTTGGACCTATTATTGATTTTGTTATTTATTGTGTTTGTTAATAATGCCTTCCTTTCCTCTTGTGTGCTACAGAAATTATTTTTCATGGAAGGCCCACAAGTGCGGGGGTTGATCCTTCTAAAATTTCTGGTGAAGTTCAAGGTTCTTTTGGCAATCCTGCAAGCCATTTGTCCATTACAGATGAGTTTTCAAAAACCAATATACCTTCTCATCGAGATGACGAGCTGCATCCCTTTGGTTTGTTGATGTCTGAGTTGAGGAGCCCATCTGGTTTGAAGTGTTCTCAATCATCTAATATAGCTTCCAGCATCGGTGATAGGGGGCAGTTTTTAGATCCTTTGCTTGATACAGAGACAAACTTTAGTGATCACAGCGTTGTTCGTAGAGTCCCTGAACAGACTTCTTTTCCTGAGGCTTGGCCTGATGATTATAGAAGAAATGCTTTGTCTAACCCTAACATTCGTCTAGGAACTACTGGTGGTTGGCCCTCATCTCACAAGGAGCACGAAGACAATAGTTTTGGCCTTTTACGTCAGCTAATATCACAAAAGCTGCCCAATGAACCACTTCAAGAGGAAAATCATTTCTCTCATCCCTTTCCATATTCAGCTGGATTTGATGTGGAGCATGTCCAGGGTTTCGATCTTATGCTGAGCAAAAATCTCAACCGCCAGAGATCAATCCATCATTCAGATCCTCATATGGAACACCTTTTGGAACTTCAGTTTCAACAGCAGCGGCAGTTGGAACTTCAGCGACAGCAGCAGCAGCTGGAACTTCAGAGGCAGCAGCAGCTGGAACTTCAGCGGCAACAGCAGCAACTGGAACTACAGCGACAGCAGCAGCAGCTAGAGTTACAGCGGCAGCAGCAGCAGCTAGAGTTACAGCGGCAGCAGCAGTTGGAACTACAGctacagcagcagcagcagcagcagcagcagcagttgGAACTTCAGCGGCAGCAGCAGCTTCGTCACCACCAAATTAAATTGTTACAGGAGCAGCAGCAACATCTACAGCTGCCACATTCTCAAGCTCAGCAATTGCTTCTTGATCAATTGCTGCAGCATCAGATCCCTGATCCTGGTTATGGTCAGCAAATATTTGATGCTGCTAGAGACAACATAATCGATCAGGTTCAGTTACGAAGGCATCTCCTTGCTGAATTGCAACAGAATTCTCATGCTTCAAGGCACCTGGATTCATCGCTGGAGCAGATCATCCAAGCGAAGATTAACCAGGGTGCACTCCAAGGGCAGCATGCTGAGTTTTTGGATTTCATGTCACAGGCAAAGTATGGCAATATGCTTCCTTCAGAGCATCAGCTTCGTCTTAAACAAGAACACTTGCAAGCGCAGCAATTATCTATGGCACTTAGGCAACAATTAGGAATGGAGGGGAATAGAAGACTTGCCGGTTCATTGTCTGTAGATGACGTTGGTCAGTTTGTTGGGAATCCTGGCAGTCATCATCAGGCTCAATCTGTAGGGTTGAATACTTCAGGTCTTTACCGGCAGAGGCTATCATCTCTTGAAGAGCATATCTGCAATCTTAAGCAGAATCATGCTTTGGAGGACCTACCAGAGCGAGGGATTTTTGACCCCAACTCTACAGCATTTGGCAGGTTGACTCTTCCTGTAGCTGCTCCTGGAATGAAAGTAGACAATGCAAATTCTCTAGATCTAGCAGAACATCTTTATATGCACTCCAACAACCAACTGGATCCATTTTCTTCAGGTAACCACTCTCTTAACCAGCAAGTTTTAAGCAATGTATACGCTTCTCATCCTGGTGCAATGGAGAGCTTCCATGCAAGGAAAAATGGGCAGCTAGAAAATAGTTGGACTGCAAAAGAGATACCACAATTAAATCTTGAAGCAGAACTGCAAAGAAGGGAGTCTGAAGTTGATTCAAGTGCTTGGGCATCAGCTGGAGGGGTTAATGAAAACTCTAAGAAGGCTTTAATGGACCTTCTTTACCAAAAACTTGGTATTCAATCTATGCAATCATCAGAAATCGATCGTCAGAATTCTACTTCATCTTCCAGAGGGCGGGAAACCTTTTGGCCTGTTTCTGGGCCACAAACTTCCAATTTTCCTTTTAATCATTTTCCAAATCAGGAAGTTCATGTGAACAACTTGTTTCCGGAAGGCCATCAAAATTCTAATTCAAGTGCCTTGTTGCAAGGTCATTTGTTTGGAGTTGCTTCAAGTGCATCTGCCAACCACATGGTTAACTGTGAAAGATTGCCTCTTAAAGCCAATTCTGGCTCATTTGCAGAAGAGCAGTCATTCTTGTTGGGCATTGAAGATCCTTCTCGTAGTTGCTATGCAGATGCTAGCTTGATGGGAAAATCAGCTGTGGATAAAGAAATAGCAGAACTGGAAGGAAAAGACAAAGAAAATGGAATGAAAGGCATGAGTACAAGGAATGGTTCTGTGTCAGGGTCTGAGGACAATGTATTAGAGCAAGTAGAGACAACCTTGGACTGTGGTGACCTACCAAGTGGCATCCATAGCCGGCATAGTTCTCTTGGAATCGGTAATCTTCCCAACTATTTTTTTATTCCTGTTTCAACTTAGGTAAATGTCTGTTTCTTAGATGAATTAAATCTTAAATGTGAAATGGTGCAGATGGAAGCGGCAGGTTGTATGGGTATGAAATTGGAGTAGATAAGTCGGCTGGAGAAGATGTTTCTAATGATAGGTGTGGTTCTTTTACTAAATGGTTTATATAAGAGGCTACTATTTAATGTCCATTATCATGACTAAATTTGCTGCTACGACAATGGGTAGGAGTCAATATTGGATATTTTGTGTTGATTTTGTTGTGTTCTTAGTTTGATAATTTACACTTCTACGATACATCTCCCTATTAGCATTTGACTCGGCTATTTTGAACTTTATTTGCAAAGCTTTATAAAGATCCTCTTGTTATTGATAGGTTACCTTCAATGCTGCCAAATGGGCTTGACAAAGTTCCACAGAAATGCCCACCCGTGCCACAGGTTTCTTCATCCCAGGATGTCTTTTCTGATCAAAGCTCACTGTCATTTGTCAAGCAGAATAATTCTGCAAGCCTTGCAACTTCTGATGGTACGATTTTATATCTCTTTCTCTCGTTATACAAAAGATGGAATGACATTTTCTTCACTTGTATTCACTGGATCTTGTGTTTGATTTATTCAGAAGGAAAACAGGGGACGATGGCAAATCTAGGAACGATGAGGAGTGTAGAAACTCAGGCATCTAGCAAGAAAGACCTCCGTTTTAGGAGGACCTCATCTTGCAATGATGCTGCAGTGTCTGAAGCATCATTCATTGAGATTCTAAAGAAGCCGGTTCTTCGTGGGATTGAGGCAGCTAACAGCACTTCTTTGGAACCATCTGATGGTGCAACACAAGCTGGACGAAGTggcaagaagaaagggaaaaaggGAAGACAGATTGATCCTGCTCTACTGGGTTTCAAAGTCACCAGCAACCGTATAATGATGGGTGAGATCCAACGCCTTGATGATTGACAGCCTCCACTTACTATGTACATTCCATGTAAATCCTCTAACCTTTCTTTTGTAGTTAAATTGTTGTACAGCATATTTGAGTAGCATAGgcaattgattaaatttttttttctgaaaaagaaTTAGTTTTTGTTCGAAGAAGCAACATGTGTGATCACTTTTTGTTTCTGTAAGAATTAGGCTCACGATGCCTAAATAATGTCCAGTTGCATTATGGAATTAGCTTTGTTATTGGGGGCGTAAATGAGATGTACTTACAAGCTAAGCTATTGAATTCTActttatagaagtttaaatttgatttggtTATTTTCTAAGTTAATCTTGAGTAAGCTGAGTTCGAGAATACTCGATTAGGGTATGTGCGTAATTGACCAAAAACATTTGTATATGAGCAAATCATGGAAGGAAAGCTTAAGTGGGTAgagtttaaataatttaattttatttcttgttgattCCGGTTATAAACCAAGCTTAAGCTTGAACTAGAGTCTTAgctatttttatctattttttgacCCAAATTGTTCGATAGTGTCATTGGGGTCCTAACGTGTGTTTAAGTGATGTAAGAATGTGCCGGAGGCCAAAAACGAGCGAGAACGGCTCCTAGGGcaagggtatcgcgatatccaaccCTTGGAATTGTATTACCTTCGACAGTATAGAAGACCAAAGATCCCATTAGTGGTATCGTGACATTCTttttgggtatcgcgatatccacctGCCAAGGAAGACCCAAAGTTTCAATATTGCCTAAGATATTGCAATATCCTTTTCGTGGTAATGATGATATCACCTTCGTTAGGGGACAACCTTAGACAAAAAGGGCAGCCCTTGTTTACCCGGCCCACCAGTCACATAAGGCTTGTGTAAGGGCCTTTTTGGCAACGAAAAGTCGTTAGAATACACttcaaaacaatcaaaatttgCCGAGGAGAGAGACACACATTAGCTTaattttaggtttagttttctttagttttttttttacttttttagggtttttatttttctcttctaccTTATATtagagttgattttttttttgcatttacttcttgttcttgttgttcttagtgttaggtaagttagttattactgtagctaaggtttatttacatttctAGTCCTCGTACCTTGCTTTTAAGACTctttaagctttagtttaatgtatttcagtttaATTTACTTTAAATCTGTTAAAACTTGTTTCTTTTTATGTTTCTTactttagattttcttgttaaattcttttggtttcatgctatttaagttttcttgcataaaaatctcaacttttatgTTTTTCTCAAGCTTTACTTTCATGTCTGCCTAG
This window of the Gossypium hirsutum isolate 1008001.06 chromosome A09, Gossypium_hirsutum_v2.1, whole genome shotgun sequence genome carries:
- the LOC107888835 gene encoding uncharacterized protein isoform X3; protein product: MADGKLDLPDDLLSSKTSFDHSSLKVLGEAWDGNLEDKGHVGLLEGTKDQAISESNIPLSPQWLYSKPSDSKVLATGTSGDIRATNSLSHRTSGDSNLKDSWRLDGSQDKKDRRKTAVDLESSRRWREEERETSLLGRRDRRKEDRRADISSMRDVSENKLTSSERWNDINSRSSGHESRRDNKWSSRWGPEDKEKDSRTEKRTEAEKEEALTDKQAFVSGGRIASDRENDSHDKWRPRHRLEIHAGGAASHHSAPGFGLERGRVEGSTVRFAAGRGRSNANVSLQIGRPKSASVIGSRPLDKNKSFNTYCYPRGKLLDIYRKQKTAPNFLTVPDEMDHLSPLTQKETVEPVAFVPPDAEEEALLGDIWKGKTTSSGVSYNTARDTSGGKQSSTLNMEDSVESEINSTKEGGQRRVLPSDTGVTHALISDREIDGSINDADEIKSIDKGQVSDLKMQKLPRLEDKESSIHFGEGGELPEDSGSLFDFSSLQATLSHNQIDIKGNYEAHSLESVIPPEDLILCYLDPQGVIQGPYLGIDIISWFEQGYFGTDLPVRLADAQDGSPFQELGDVMPHLSMNSGSASSGSAVMRMQLPDSFEGSLGETISTSASALEFKGSDIGCDHKQSLSAVETSGTDFQLRRLTQSYPSEYQSSEDQSLHEFVAAQEEEIIFHGRPTSAGVDPSKISGEVQGSFGNPASHLSITDEFSKTNIPSHRDDELHPFGLLMSELRSPSGLKCSQSSNIASSIGDRGQFLDPLLDTETNFSDHSVVRRVPEQTSFPEAWPDDYRRNALSNPNIRLGTTGGWPSSHKEHEDNSFGLLRQLISQKLPNEPLQEENHFSHPFPYSAGFDVEHVQGFDLMLSKNLNRQRSIHHSDPHMEHLLELQFQQQRQLELQRQQQQLELQRQQQLELQRQQQQLELQRQQQQLELQRQQQQLELQRQQQLELQLQQQQQQQQQQLELQRQQQLRHHQIKLLQEQQQHLQLPHSQAQQLLLDQLLQHQIPDPGYGQQIFDAARDNIIDQVQLRRHLLAELQQNSHASRHLDSSLEQIIQAKINQGALQGQHAEFLDFMSQAKYGNMLPSEHQLRLKQEHLQAQQLSMALRQQLGMEGNRRLAGSLSVDDVGQFVGNPGSHHQAQSVGLNTSGLYRQRLSSLEEHICNLKQNHALEDLPERGIFDPNSTAFGRLTLPVAAPGMKVDNANSLDLAEHLYMHSNNQLDPFSSGNHSLNQQVLSNVYASHPGAMESFHARKNGQLENSWTAKEIPQLNLEAELQRRESEVDSSAWASAGGVNENSKKALMDLLYQKLGIQSMQSSEIDRQNSTSSSRGRETFWPVSGPQTSNFPFNHFPNQEVHVNNLFPEGHQNSNSSALLQGHLFGVASSASANHMVNCERLPLKANSGSFAEEQSFLLGIEDPSRSCYADASLMGKSAVDKEIAELEGKDKENGMKGMSTRNGSVSGSEDNVLEQVETTLDCGDLPSGIHSRHSSLGIDGSGRLYGYEIGVDKSAGEDVSNDRLPSMLPNGLDKVPQKCPPVPQVSSSQDVFSDQSSLSFVKQNNSASLATSDEGKQGTMANLGTMRSVETQASSKKDLRFRRTSSCNDAAVSEASFIEILKKPVLRGIEAANSTSLEPSDGATQAGRSGKKKGKKGRQIDPALLGFKVTSNRIMMGEIQRLDD